The sequence TTGGGCAtaaaactctcttttttcagaacttatgtattctccctccactttgttacaattctctatcacttttgatacttaaagaaatgaacaaactaaacttgcaatcaagaagcacaaagtctttcttgaatgcaGTTCTAACTAAGCCAATGATTACAAAcgataagaaatttaacttgcagctcaaagtcttcaagtataaattcccaatcccttaaaactacaagtaatagaagaaatacaaagcctaccactaatcacttaacatcaaaaaatttcccaaatatgcaaataGCACCAAGTCTACTTATCACAATTGGTAAGCTCTATTACTCACattaaacaatatcaccaatatcaataaattaaagaatatatataagcaatgaacataggaacattaaattatctaaacaatctttgacacaacacaaagtttgagatcaaatggacttgctttctttatttgccttatttgaatcttcacaacaaaaagctcaaagtcttagttgaggcaaaaattcgcCAGTCTTTCTTAGCATAgttaaagataaatatttacaaatgaggctcctctatatataggagagaaaaggagaaaaagctaggcacagttgactaattcaactgcacagtcccacttgactacaactacaacataaagggAACATGCAACTGGGAGAAAACTTACAgcatctaaaaatgcaactacattaaaaaatgcatctacatgaaaaactaagtgtaaaaaaggggacactttagtcatctttctcctcttcattGGATTTAAATTATTCAAATTTAGCCAAGATGGATTTCATCTTAGGTTCATCTAGAAGGGCGATGGAAATTGATATAGCATTGATCTGGAATATAGCATCTTCGGTCTTCACATGGTGCTTCTTTCTAtctttgagcaaagaggcaagcaACTCTAAACCAACCTGTATTTCAAGAAGCTTGTCAAAAGTGTTCAGAGTGAAATCTTGCTCTTCCCAATGTGAGATTAGAGAGTGGAAATCCTAGATGATGGTATCTCTTGTGACCAATTGCTGATTATCCTTACCATATAAGAAGCAAGGGATATCAACTATTCTTGCTGAAATTTGATCAATATTAATATCACAACCCTTAATCTTACCTTCAAGATCTGTGACCATATGCTTGATCAATTCATTACCATGTGTTATTAGAGACAAAATTTAAACATACTTTCCTCTTGTTTCTAGCACTCTATTCtctacaaggaaatcaatgttgaagTCTTCCATCTTTCTCCACAACTACaaattcttttcattttcatctatctCTTGCATGAAAGTGGTTTTGATTCCTTGTATTTTACTTTGCATGATTTCAAAGTCTTTCAACAAGTTGATTGTTTAATCTAGGAGGTGGGAGCCTTAGAATTTCAACCTTTCAGTCCATTGATCCACCACTCGACCCTTAACCCCCACTTGTTCCATTCTTTTGAGTGCTTCTGTATCCATAGATGAAACAATATGTTCTACCTGTTGAGAGGTGTGGGTTACTTTGATCAAAacattggtaagttgttcacacTTTTCTTTTAATTTCATCTTTTCAACACGTTCTTCATCAAGTCTTCTCATGATAGCCTCATTTGCATCTCTTGAATCCTTCTTTATGCTCTCATGAGTTTCTTCCCCAAGCTCTATAGTTTGAACTGTATAATATGCCAATTGAATATTCTCTTTGGTATTACCTGCAACTGGCATAATCACTTCAatatattttcttttacttacaGGGTCAACCAACACCCTTGATATTGTCTTTGGCTTTTTGGTTGCCTTTGCCTTCGAAGGGGCTAACTATTCAAAGTCGAAATCATCTTGTGAGACAACCcgcttcttcctttttggtgtcacTATGTCCAACCAAGGAGGTAAGACTGATTGTGTGGTTGGAGTAGTGACCTCCACTTGGGTAACTGTAGGAAAACTAGTAGATGGTTGACTTGAAGATACCGCTGTTGTTGATGGTCCCGCTTGTACCAAGACAATTATAGTAATAGACATCATAGAAGTAGTCACAACTGGAATTGTAGAAACTGATACTGGTGGCAGTTGTGGCATAGAAGTTGGTAAGACATTAATTGTCCCAACTGTTGTATCTACTGGTGGAGTTGATATAATAATAGAAGTTGTTGTTGCAGGAATGGCAATTATGCTCACCAAGGGTGGAGTTTTTGTCATGGCAACAGAAGTAGGCAGATTTACTACCTATTTTTCCTGAGTAACTTGTTCCATGGAATCATTAAAATCCAAGATTGATGACTCAATCATGGAAGTTGGAATGTCATCAAAGCTAGGAAGGCTAGAAAGAGTAACAAATTCTTCATTACCCCCTTCTTGACCTTGTTTATTATCCAACTCAATATCTTCTCTCACTTCATCATGTTCTTGCACTTCTTCATCAGAATCAGAGTCAATAGAATGACTCTCAACATGAATAGGTGATGATATCTAATAGATAGTAGGAGTAGAACTTTccccttgttcttgttcttctctaGCATGAATAATTTCACCCTTTTCTGGTTCTTATTCTTATTCCTCGGATTGATCAGGCCCTTGGGGTGATTCATGTTGCACAACCGTGGAGGAGGATTCCCCTTTCTTCAGGCCTTTAAGTGTGAACTTGAATTTTGGTGTCTTTCCCTTAGATTTTGCTGGTGAAACCGGTGGTGGGGGTGCCTGAGCATCCTCTTTATTCTTGGTTCTTAATTCCGAACTCTTCCCTAGTGGACCATCATTATCTTCTTCACTAGAACTAGTAGGAAAGGATTTCATATGGATTCCCTTTTTCAATAGCCATTGGTTTGTATTAGCCATAAAAGGTGCAAATgtcttttgctttctttctttgaccattgaaTTAAAGGTAAGAGAGTATCAACAATTTTCCTCTCATAGTAGAAAAGGTCCACTATACCATTTGTATCTTCCATAGTATCTGGAATCTTAGCCAGGTCCAAATTTTCTATTTGCTCCAATGTAAGATGACTATAGTCCATACTTCTTACATCTTCATCACTTTTAAAATCTTTCCCAAACATACTCAAGCCTATGTACATGCACATAACTTCTCTTGATTTTGCCTCTCATGTTGTGAAAATCAAAGTTCTCTCAAGCTTTGAACCTCCTCATTGTGACCCATAACATTTCATTCTCCATATTCTTGGCCTTGGGTATGGTAAGCACTGAGTATTGGCCAATTGACATAGGCCATTTGAGACCTGTCTTATGAGAAGAAGCTTGTCTGCAATGTACATTTaccaattgatgacacaattccatgAGGACAATCTTATTCGATGGATATCGAGACAACATGAATGGTTCACCTGTGAAGCATCCAATGTAGATATATGTACAGTTTGGAAATTGTAAGAGCACACAACCAAAAGAAGACACCAAGTCATATGCTACTTAACTTCTCTCCTTGTATAGATTCTTGTTGAACAAACATCTCCACACtgcaaagaaagcatcattgactcttcGGAAATGAGATCCCttattattgatggttaaatgatCATAATAATCCCAAATAGGTAACAACCTCCTATCTCCTTTGGTAGACAGTCCTGGATACTGCCTCATTGGGGCAGCTGCATACACAAGATATGAAGTCATATAAAGCTTCAATGACATTTTGACTTCCTTTAGATAAATACAGAGATCATCATtgatttgttctccccaatcaatcTTGGTTGTTCCCTTTCTGATGACCTTCATGTAATAACATACCCACTCTTGGAAGTAGTGGGAATCTGTCAAACCTCTAACTTGTGCAAGCATTGTAACCATGTGATTGTACTCTTCACTAAAATCACTTCTATGAAAGTACTTAGGCCATCTGGTGACAGTTGAGTCACGTGGAGTAGATAAAAACATAGTGttgattattttcttgcatttacctaTGTGCACTATCCATGGTTATATCAACAACTTCAACTTCCTTTAGACCCTTGAaaagattgttgaaaaatacaCTATCAAGTGTCATTACCACATTCTTGGTAGAATCCTTCACTTGACGAGTGTTCGGGTCTAAGTGTTCTACTAAAGCCAAtacaaattctggatcatgagctgcaacaggAAAAGATGCATACTTGTGCACTTTTGAATTCATCAAATTTTTCATACGTGATGGAGCCTTCTTGCTTCTGTTTCCAAACTCCTTCATATCCACATGCCCAATTTTAGTATCTTTGATCTCTGCCACATTTTAGTCCACCGAGCTTTCAGggaacatattcaagtacttatcatacttgtacttcatctttttgtaCACATGTATGCCAGGTGATGGTTTTGTGTGACTGGGAGAGGCCTTCGACTTGCTCGCGGATGGCTTGGACATTTTCAAAAATGTTACAGAGAACATGTTTTTTAGGACCATAATCAGTATTCATCATCAGAAGAACAAATTGGAGATCTGGAATTGAACAAGACAAAAAACTTAGTTAAAACTGGCTCAAAGGGAAAAAACATTAAAATTGGTAGGTCGGGGTTTAAAACTTGACATGTCAGTTGCAAAGGCAAATACTGGCATGTCAAGTTTTAAACCCTGACTTGCtagcataaaagaaaaaataaatcacTGATAGGTCAGGGTTTAAAACCCAACGTGTCAGTTGTAACAAAATTGACTAGCAGGTTGGGTTTCAAACCGCAACCTGTCAGTTGGAAGTGCAAAGATAAAATTCATGTGTCAGGGTTTGAAAACTGACATGCGACTTGAGGAAATTACTTCTTCACATGTTGGGTTTCAAACCCCAACATGTGAAGAAAAGGAACATTTGGCTGACTTGCATGTTGGGGTTTGAAACTTGACATGTAAGTTGAGGATATTACATCCTCACATGTCCGGTTTCAAACCCGGACATGTGAGTAGAAGATTTTCACATATTGGTTAGCTTACATGTCGAGCTTCAAAACCTGACATGTGAGTTGAG is a genomic window of Cryptomeria japonica chromosome 7, Sugi_1.0, whole genome shotgun sequence containing:
- the LOC131856800 gene encoding uncharacterized protein LOC131856800; protein product: MTKTPPLVSIIAIPATTTSIIISTPPVDTTVGTINVLPTSMPQLPPVSVSTIPVVTTSMMSITIIVLVQAGPSTTAVSSSQPSTSFPTVTQVEVTTPTTQSVLPPWLDIVTPKRKKRVVSQDDFDFE